The DNA segment ACCGGGTGGCCGGCCGCGGCGAGGCACAGGCCCGCGAGGAGTCCGCCGCCGCCGGTGGGGACGTACACCGTCTCCGTGTCGGGCGCGGCGGCCAGGAGTTCGAGGCCGACGGTGCCCTGTCCGGCGACGACGAGGGGGTGGTCGGAGGACGGTACGAGCACGGCGTCCTGCTCGGCCGCGAGGGCGCGGGCCCGTTCCTCCCGTTCCGCCACTCCCCCGCCGACCTGTACGGTCTCGGCGCCGAGCGCGCGGATGGCGGCGGCCTTCGACGGCATGGCGCCCGCCGCGAGGACGACGGTCAGCCGGATGCCGAGCGTCCGGGCGATCCGGGCGAGGGCGATGCCGTGGTTGCCGGAGGAGCCGGTGACGACCCGGTCGGCGCCCAGAGCGAGGACGGCGTTGGCGGCCCCGCGCATCTTGAACGAGCCGCCGAGCTGGAGGTGTTCGGCCTTCAGCAGCAGCCCCGTCCCGTGCGCCGCGGTCACCGGGCCGGGCAGCAGGGGGGTGCGCACGACGTACGGCGCGATCCGGGCGGCGGCGGCCAGGAGATCGGCCCTGCCCGGCAGGCCGGCGGCGACCACCGGCCGCACACCGCCGGCCCCGGCGCCGCATCCGGCCGTACTCGCACCGGCTCCGAGCACGGCCCCATTCGCACCGGCTCCGAGCCCGACCGTACTCGCACCGGCTCCGCGTCCCGCCGTACTCGTACCGGCCCCGAGCACGGCCGTGCCCGCACCGGCGCGCCGGTCTGCCGTGACCGCTCCGAGCCCGGTCACGCTCGTACCGGCTTCGATCCCCGTCGTGCTCATGCCGGTCTCCCGGCGGCCAGCACCCGGCGGTCGGCCTTGCCCGCGCGGGTCGTCGGCAGCGTCTCCAGGCGTACGAAGCGGCGCGGCATCAGGTGCGGGGGCAGGGTGCGGGCGAGGTGGCGGCGCAGGGTGGCGTCCGTCGTGTCCGACAGGGCGCCGGTGACATGGGCGAGCAGGTGGACGCGGCCCAGGTCGTCGGTGTGCGGGGTGACCACCGCGCCGGTGACGCCCGGGTGGGAGAGCAGGGCGCCCTCGATCTCGGCGGGGTCGACGCGGTAGCCGCGGATCTTGAGCTGGCGGTCGGTGCGGCCGGTGTAGTGCAGTCCGCCGGGGCCCCAGTGGCCGAGGTCGCCGGTGCGGTAGAGGCGGGAGCCGGGCGGGCCGAGGGGGTCGGGCACGAACGCGGCGGCGGTACGGGCGGGTTGGCCGCCGTAGCCGCGGGTCACACCGCACCCGCCGATGTAGACCTCGCCCACCGCGCCGTCGGGGACCGGGGCGAGGGCCGCGTCCAGGACGCGGACGACGGTGCCCTCGCGCGGCGTGCCGACGAGGTCGGCGGTGGGGTCCGGGGCGGCGGGCACGCTGTGCCGGGTGGTGGTCATGGTGCACTCGGTGGGGCCGTACTGGTTGACGAGCCGGCCGGGTACGAGGCTTCGGCCGCCCGCGGCGAGGAAGGGCCGCAGGGACTCGCCGCTGGAGGCGACCAGTTCGACACCCGCGAGGGGTTCGGCGAGGTCGGTCTGTCCGCCCAGGTGGGTGAGGAAGGACGGGGTGACGCTGAGCAGCGCGGTCACCCCGTGCTCGCGGACGGTGGCGGCGAACTCCGCGGGACGCAGCAGCCGGGCGCGGTCCACGATGACCAGCCGGGCGCCCGCGAGCAGCGGTACGAAGGTGTCCCGGATGGAGGCGTCGTAGCCGAGCGGTGCGCTCTGGAGGGCCACGGTGTCCGGGCCGAGGCCGAACGCCCGCGCGGTGTCGCGGAGATAGGCGTCGAGACTCGCGTGTTCGACGAGTACGGCGCTGGGTTCGCCGGTGCTGCCGGAGGTGTGGCTGACATAGGCGAGGGCCCGCGGGTCGGCGCCCGCGTCCGAAAGCGGGCCGTCCGGGGGTTCCTCCTGGTCCAGCAGGACGGTGGGCAGGCCGAGTTCGAGGGCCGGGCGAGGGCCGCGTGGGTGAGCAGCAGCCGGGCGCCGGCGCTGCGGACGAAGGCGGTCAGCCGCTCGCGGGGCTGGCTCACGTCCAGGGTGAGGAAGGCGGCGCCGCAGCGCAGCACGGCGGCGATCGAGGCGACCGCGTCGGTGCCGTGCTCGACGGCCACGGCGCACACGGTCTCGGGCCGGGCGCCGCGGGCGCGCAGCAGGCGGGCGATCTCCTCGGTCCGGGCCGCCAGCCGGGCGTACGACACCTC comes from the Streptomyces sp. SUK 48 genome and includes:
- a CDS encoding pyridoxal-phosphate dependent enzyme yields the protein MSTTGIEAGTSVTGLGAVTADRRAGAGTAVLGAGTSTAGRGAGASTVGLGAGANGAVLGAGASTAGCGAGAGGVRPVVAAGLPGRADLLAAAARIAPYVVRTPLLPGPVTAAHGTGLLLKAEHLQLGGSFKMRGAANAVLALGADRVVTGSSGNHGIALARIARTLGIRLTVVLAAGAMPSKAAAIRALGAETVQVGGGVAEREERARALAAEQDAVLVPSSDHPLVVAGQGTVGLELLAAAPDTETVYVPTGGGGLLAGLCLAAAGHPVRVVGVEPALTPRYARSLAAGHPVRLPPCATVADGLRGQSPGAVPYPIIRNRVDELIAVGDAEILAATALLHRLGVDAEPSGAVALAGALRAGRRERAVAIVSGGNTPARLHTPQAHTGTSTSTDVHI
- a CDS encoding amino acid adenylation domain-containing protein gives rise to the protein MRRGRRARHRRGRLDRRRAALRRRLPHPGREPAPRAADRLRPQRRRPAAAHPRGPRPALELGLPTVLLDQEEPPDGPLSDAGADPRALAYVSHTSGSTGEPSAVLVEHASLDAYLRDTARAFGLGPDTVALQSAPLGYDASIRDTFVPLLAGARLVIVDRARLLRPAEFAATVREHGVTALLSVTPSFLTHLGGQTDLAEPLAGVELVASSGESLRPFLAAGGRSLVPGRLVNQYGPTECTMTTTRHSVPAAPDPTADLVGTPREGTVVRVLDAALAPVPDGAVGEVYIGGCGVTRGYGGQPARTAAAFVPDPLGPPGSRLYRTGDLGHWGPGGLHYTGRTDRQLKIRGYRVDPAEIEGALLSHPGVTGAVVTPHTDDLGRVHLLAHVTGALSDTTDATLRRHLARTLPPHLMPRRFVRLETLPTTRAGKADRRVLAAGRPA